The Papio anubis isolate 15944 chromosome 1, Panubis1.0, whole genome shotgun sequence genome window below encodes:
- the COL8A2 gene encoding collagen alpha-2(VIII) chain isoform X1, with protein MTFSVLLCSTSTDAMRGTLTPLSSLLLLLLVLGCGPRASSGGGAGGAAGYAPVKYIQPMQKGPVGPPFREGKGQYLEMPLPLLPMDLKGEPGPPGKPGPRGPPGPPGFPGKPGTGKPGLHGQPGPAGPPGFSRMGKAGPPGLPGKVGPPGQPGLRGEPGIRGDQGLRGPPGPPGLPGPSGITIPGKPGAQGVPGPPGFQGEPGPQGEPGPPGDRGLKGDHGVGQPGLPGAPGQGGAPGPPGLPGAAGLGKPGLDGLPGAPGDKGESGPPGVPGPRGEPGAVGPKGPPGVDGVGVPGAAGLPGPQGPSGAKGEPGTRGPPGLIGPTGYGMPGLPGPKGDRGPAGVPGLLGDRGEPGEDGEPGEQGPQGLGGPPGLPGSAGLPGRRGPPGPKGEAGPGGPPGVPGIRGDQGPSGLAGKPGLPGERGLPGAHGPPGPTGPKGEPGFTGRPGGPGVAGALGQKGDLGLPGQPGLRGPSGIPGLQGPAGPIGPQGLPGLKGEPGLPGPPGEGKAGEPGTAGPTGPPGVPGSPGITGPPGPPGPPGPPGAPGAFDETGIAGLHLPNGGVEGAVLGKGGKPQFGLGELSAHATPAFTAVLTSPFPASGMPVKFDRTLYNGHSGYNPATGIFTCPVGGVYYFAYHVHVKGTNVWVALYKNNVPATYTYDEYKKGYLDQASGGAVLQLRPNDQVWVQMPSDQANGLYSTEYIHSSFSGFLLCPT; from the exons ATGACTTTCTCTGTTCTTCTCTGCAGCACGTCCACGGACGCCATGCGGGGGACTCTGACACCCCTGTCttcgctgctgctgctgctactggtGCTGGGGTGTGGGCCGCGGGCGTCCTCTGGTGGCGGGGCCGGCGGGGCAGCAGGCTATGCCCCGGTGAAGTACATCCAGCCCATGCAGAAAGGACCTGTGGGACCGCCCTTCCGTGAGGGCAAAGGCCAGTACCTGG aaaTGCCTCTACCGCTGCTGCCAATGGACCTGAAGGGAGAGCCTGGCCCCCCCGGGAAGCCTGGGCCTCGGGGTCCCCCTGGTCCCCCTGGCTTCCCAGGAAAACCAGGCACGGGAAAGCCAGGACTCCATGGGCAGCCTGGCCCTGCTGGCCCCCCTGGCTTCTCCCGGATGGGCAAGGCTGGTCCCCCAGGGCTCCCTGGCAAGGTCGGACCACCAGGGCAGCCGGGGCTTCGGGGGGAGCCAGGAATACGAGGGGACCAGGGCCTCCGGGGGCCCCCAGGACCCCCTGGCCTCCCGGGCCCCTCAGGCATTACTATCCCTGGAAAACCAGGTGCCCAGGGGGTGCCAGGGCCCCCAGGATTCCAGGGGGAGCCAGGGCCCCAGGGGGAGCCTGGGCCCCCAGGTGATCGAGGCCTCAAGGGGGATCATGGAGTGGGCCAGCCCGGGCTGCCTGGGGCCCCAGGGCAGGGGGGTGCCCCTGGCCCCCCGGGCCTCCCTGGTGCAGCTGGCTTAGGCAAACCCGGTTTGGATGGGCTTCCTGGGGCCCCAGGAGACAAGGGTGAGTCTGGGCCTCCTGGAGTTCCAGGCCCCAGGGGGGAGCCAGGGGCTGTGGGCCCAAAAGGACCCCCTGGAGTAGATGGTGTGGGGGTCCCAGGGGCAGCAGGGTTGCCAGGGCCACAGGGCCCATCAGGGGCCAAAGGGGAACCAGGGACCCGGGGCCCCCCTGGGCTGATAGGCCCCACTGGCTATGGGATGCCAGGACTGCCAGGCCCCAAGGGGGACAGGGGCCCAGCTGGGGTCCCAGGGCTCTTGGGGGACAGGGGTGAGCCAGGGGAGGATGGGGAGCCAGGGGAGCAGGGCCCACAGGGTCTTGGGGGTCcccctggacttcctgggtctgCAGGGCTTCCTGGCAGACGTGGCCCCCCTGGGCCTAAGGGTGAGGCAGGGCCTGGAGGACCCCCAGGAGTGCCTGGCATTCGAGGTGACCAGGGGCCTAGTGGCCTGGCTGGGAAACCAGGGCTCCCAGGTGAGAGGGGACTTCCTGGGGCCCATGGACCCCCTGGACCAACTGGGCCCAAGGGTGAGCCGGGTTTCACAGGCCGCCCTGGAGGACCAGGGGTGGCAGGAGCCCTGGGGCAGAAAGGTGACTTGGGGCTCCCTGGGCAGCCTGGCCTGAGGGGTCCCTCAGGAATCCCAGGACTCCAGGGTCCAGCTGGCCCTATTGGGCCTCAAGGTCTGCCAGGCCTGAAGGGTGAACCAGGCCTGCCAGGGCCCCCTGGAGAGGGGAAAGCAGGGGAACCTGGCACGGCTGGGCCCACGGGGCCCCCAGGGGTCCCTGGCTCCCCTGGAATCACaggccctcctgggcctcccggGCCTCCGGGACCCCCTGGTGCCCCTGGGGCCTTCGATGAGACTGGCATTGCAGGCTTGCACCTGCCCAACGGCGGTGTGGAGGGCGCCGTGCTGGGCAAAGGGGGCAAGCCACAATTTGGGCTGGGCGAGCTGTCTGCCCATGCCACACCGGCCTTCACTGCAGTGCTCACCTCGCCCTTCCCCGCCTCGGGCATGCCTGTGAAATTTGACCGGACTCTCTACAACGGCCACAGCGGCTACAACCCAGCCACTGGCATCTTCACCTGCCCTGTGGGCGGCGTCTACTACTTTGCTTACCATGTGCACGTCAAGGGCACCAACGTGTGGGTGGCCCTGTACAAGAACAACGTGCCGGCCACCTATACCTACGATGAATACAAGAAGGGCTACCTGGACCAGGCATCTGGCGGGGCCGTGCTCCAGCTGCGGCCCAACGACCAGGTCTGGGTGCAGATGCCGTCGGACCAGGCCAACGGCCTCTACTCCACGGAGTACATCCACTCCTCCTTTTCAGGATTCTTGCTCTGCCCCACATAA
- the COL8A2 gene encoding collagen alpha-2(VIII) chain isoform X2, which produces MRGTLTPLSSLLLLLLVLGCGPRASSGGGAGGAAGYAPVKYIQPMQKGPVGPPFREGKGQYLEMPLPLLPMDLKGEPGPPGKPGPRGPPGPPGFPGKPGTGKPGLHGQPGPAGPPGFSRMGKAGPPGLPGKVGPPGQPGLRGEPGIRGDQGLRGPPGPPGLPGPSGITIPGKPGAQGVPGPPGFQGEPGPQGEPGPPGDRGLKGDHGVGQPGLPGAPGQGGAPGPPGLPGAAGLGKPGLDGLPGAPGDKGESGPPGVPGPRGEPGAVGPKGPPGVDGVGVPGAAGLPGPQGPSGAKGEPGTRGPPGLIGPTGYGMPGLPGPKGDRGPAGVPGLLGDRGEPGEDGEPGEQGPQGLGGPPGLPGSAGLPGRRGPPGPKGEAGPGGPPGVPGIRGDQGPSGLAGKPGLPGERGLPGAHGPPGPTGPKGEPGFTGRPGGPGVAGALGQKGDLGLPGQPGLRGPSGIPGLQGPAGPIGPQGLPGLKGEPGLPGPPGEGKAGEPGTAGPTGPPGVPGSPGITGPPGPPGPPGPPGAPGAFDETGIAGLHLPNGGVEGAVLGKGGKPQFGLGELSAHATPAFTAVLTSPFPASGMPVKFDRTLYNGHSGYNPATGIFTCPVGGVYYFAYHVHVKGTNVWVALYKNNVPATYTYDEYKKGYLDQASGGAVLQLRPNDQVWVQMPSDQANGLYSTEYIHSSFSGFLLCPT; this is translated from the exons ATGCGGGGGACTCTGACACCCCTGTCttcgctgctgctgctgctactggtGCTGGGGTGTGGGCCGCGGGCGTCCTCTGGTGGCGGGGCCGGCGGGGCAGCAGGCTATGCCCCGGTGAAGTACATCCAGCCCATGCAGAAAGGACCTGTGGGACCGCCCTTCCGTGAGGGCAAAGGCCAGTACCTGG aaaTGCCTCTACCGCTGCTGCCAATGGACCTGAAGGGAGAGCCTGGCCCCCCCGGGAAGCCTGGGCCTCGGGGTCCCCCTGGTCCCCCTGGCTTCCCAGGAAAACCAGGCACGGGAAAGCCAGGACTCCATGGGCAGCCTGGCCCTGCTGGCCCCCCTGGCTTCTCCCGGATGGGCAAGGCTGGTCCCCCAGGGCTCCCTGGCAAGGTCGGACCACCAGGGCAGCCGGGGCTTCGGGGGGAGCCAGGAATACGAGGGGACCAGGGCCTCCGGGGGCCCCCAGGACCCCCTGGCCTCCCGGGCCCCTCAGGCATTACTATCCCTGGAAAACCAGGTGCCCAGGGGGTGCCAGGGCCCCCAGGATTCCAGGGGGAGCCAGGGCCCCAGGGGGAGCCTGGGCCCCCAGGTGATCGAGGCCTCAAGGGGGATCATGGAGTGGGCCAGCCCGGGCTGCCTGGGGCCCCAGGGCAGGGGGGTGCCCCTGGCCCCCCGGGCCTCCCTGGTGCAGCTGGCTTAGGCAAACCCGGTTTGGATGGGCTTCCTGGGGCCCCAGGAGACAAGGGTGAGTCTGGGCCTCCTGGAGTTCCAGGCCCCAGGGGGGAGCCAGGGGCTGTGGGCCCAAAAGGACCCCCTGGAGTAGATGGTGTGGGGGTCCCAGGGGCAGCAGGGTTGCCAGGGCCACAGGGCCCATCAGGGGCCAAAGGGGAACCAGGGACCCGGGGCCCCCCTGGGCTGATAGGCCCCACTGGCTATGGGATGCCAGGACTGCCAGGCCCCAAGGGGGACAGGGGCCCAGCTGGGGTCCCAGGGCTCTTGGGGGACAGGGGTGAGCCAGGGGAGGATGGGGAGCCAGGGGAGCAGGGCCCACAGGGTCTTGGGGGTCcccctggacttcctgggtctgCAGGGCTTCCTGGCAGACGTGGCCCCCCTGGGCCTAAGGGTGAGGCAGGGCCTGGAGGACCCCCAGGAGTGCCTGGCATTCGAGGTGACCAGGGGCCTAGTGGCCTGGCTGGGAAACCAGGGCTCCCAGGTGAGAGGGGACTTCCTGGGGCCCATGGACCCCCTGGACCAACTGGGCCCAAGGGTGAGCCGGGTTTCACAGGCCGCCCTGGAGGACCAGGGGTGGCAGGAGCCCTGGGGCAGAAAGGTGACTTGGGGCTCCCTGGGCAGCCTGGCCTGAGGGGTCCCTCAGGAATCCCAGGACTCCAGGGTCCAGCTGGCCCTATTGGGCCTCAAGGTCTGCCAGGCCTGAAGGGTGAACCAGGCCTGCCAGGGCCCCCTGGAGAGGGGAAAGCAGGGGAACCTGGCACGGCTGGGCCCACGGGGCCCCCAGGGGTCCCTGGCTCCCCTGGAATCACaggccctcctgggcctcccggGCCTCCGGGACCCCCTGGTGCCCCTGGGGCCTTCGATGAGACTGGCATTGCAGGCTTGCACCTGCCCAACGGCGGTGTGGAGGGCGCCGTGCTGGGCAAAGGGGGCAAGCCACAATTTGGGCTGGGCGAGCTGTCTGCCCATGCCACACCGGCCTTCACTGCAGTGCTCACCTCGCCCTTCCCCGCCTCGGGCATGCCTGTGAAATTTGACCGGACTCTCTACAACGGCCACAGCGGCTACAACCCAGCCACTGGCATCTTCACCTGCCCTGTGGGCGGCGTCTACTACTTTGCTTACCATGTGCACGTCAAGGGCACCAACGTGTGGGTGGCCCTGTACAAGAACAACGTGCCGGCCACCTATACCTACGATGAATACAAGAAGGGCTACCTGGACCAGGCATCTGGCGGGGCCGTGCTCCAGCTGCGGCCCAACGACCAGGTCTGGGTGCAGATGCCGTCGGACCAGGCCAACGGCCTCTACTCCACGGAGTACATCCACTCCTCCTTTTCAGGATTCTTGCTCTGCCCCACATAA